Proteins encoded together in one Miscanthus floridulus cultivar M001 chromosome 16, ASM1932011v1, whole genome shotgun sequence window:
- the LOC136510772 gene encoding two-component response regulator ORR29-like — protein MDERTKLRPINGLSVIVVDQDKHQANSTRSMLCQVNFQATPYTSPIEALHFLEGHAQEVDVAFVALHMEEIHGFQFLDIVREAYSSKEETQGASHQKHNNNNNKTKKGYICWTPYLHGKFLRALEIHGEGACPRNIEIIMNINGVNCKHIASHMQYQDMLDEQARSLYVSNAYTAMQRSIQLGIKYDESQHVDVLSSDEAAKYGIHITEDKAARYDVTNKSGFREQVRVGETFSVDGNEEILTNIISKKQVNLY, from the exons ATGGATGAAAGAACGAAGTTACGCCCTATTAATGGGCTCAGTGTCATCGTTGTTGACCAAGATAAACATCAAGCTAATTCTACAAGGTCCATGCTTTGTCAAGTCAATTTTCAAG cAACACCATATACAAGTCCAATAGAAGCACTTCATTTTCTCGAGGGTCATGCACAAGAGGTTGATGTTGCTTTTGTAGCATTGCATATGGAAGAGATACATGGTTTTCAGTTCCTTGACATCGTTAGAGAGGCTTATTCAA GTAAAGAAGAAACACAAGGAGCAAGTCACCAgaaacataataataataataataaaacaaagaAAGGTTATATTTGTTGGACTCCATATCTGCATGGGAAGTTCCTACGTGCACTTGAAATACATGGAGAAG GTGCTTGTCCTAGAAACATAGAGATTATCATGAACATCAATGGTGTTAATTGCAAACATATTGCTTCTCACATGCAG TATCAAGACATGTTGGATGAACAAGCAAGAAGCTTATATGTGAGCAATGCGTACACCGcaatgcaaagatccattcaacTTGGTATCAAGTATGATGAGTCCCAACATGTTGATGTTTTGTCTAGTGATGAAGCAGCTAAATATGGAATTCATATCACTGAAGATAAAGCTGCTAGATATGATGTCACAAATAAATCTGGTTTTAGAGAGCAAGTTAGAGTTGGTGAAACCTTCTCTGTTGATGGAAATGAAGAGATCTTGACCAATATCATTTCCAAGAAACAAGTTAATTTGTACTAG